The following proteins are co-located in the Labrys monachus genome:
- a CDS encoding COG4223 family protein: MVREDDTAGGQARQKSMAVRPTTLDLNAVEIRTESSAAAPESAGAPAEGDPQAEGEPGQPGPWSGETPQEPAAPAAGETPDTDAATAAAVGPEGEAEPRLDTSDAPRAAVDAGTPEEPATAPADAAAETAGDHAAPPVQPAPKLDIFETPPPQRRLPLLLAALAGGVAGAVLVLAAVSSGLVPLGRSNDDLSPRLAAAEQDIASNKSAADQAMSRAAAAEDAAKAARDAANDALNLAGEAQKSAAATPAGTAPAAASGDAGPLADRLAKAEADIASLHAALDEAAKAQEAAIAPVGDKAAAAAAAASEVQAGLRDTQKQVAALAASTSAASNKAAAYAVALAEVAQAVRDGRPFEPELKTAAAIGGNADALAPLAALAATGVPSTETLAASFDAVRPAIVAALTPKPPSPPADAGVMDRLMSSLGHVVVITREGDGSPDDPAAPVQKVSDALHRGDLAGAVAVFKAMPEAGQQAGAAWLAQAGSALGALDVIQAETAAALQKFSSP, from the coding sequence ATGGTACGGGAAGACGACACGGCGGGCGGCCAGGCACGGCAGAAGAGCATGGCTGTCCGCCCGACGACGCTCGATTTGAATGCCGTCGAGATACGGACCGAATCATCCGCCGCGGCGCCGGAGAGCGCCGGCGCGCCCGCCGAAGGCGACCCGCAGGCCGAAGGCGAGCCCGGCCAGCCCGGCCCCTGGAGCGGCGAGACGCCGCAGGAGCCGGCCGCCCCGGCGGCAGGCGAAACGCCGGACACCGACGCGGCCACGGCGGCAGCGGTCGGTCCCGAAGGCGAGGCCGAGCCCAGGCTCGACACGTCCGACGCGCCGCGAGCGGCCGTCGATGCCGGAACGCCCGAAGAGCCGGCGACCGCGCCCGCGGACGCGGCGGCCGAAACGGCGGGAGACCATGCCGCCCCGCCGGTGCAGCCGGCGCCGAAGCTCGACATCTTCGAGACGCCGCCCCCGCAGCGCAGGCTCCCCCTGCTGCTCGCCGCGCTGGCCGGCGGCGTCGCGGGCGCCGTCCTCGTGCTGGCGGCGGTTTCCTCCGGCCTCGTGCCTCTCGGCCGAAGCAATGACGACCTCTCGCCCCGCCTCGCCGCGGCCGAGCAGGACATCGCCTCCAACAAATCGGCGGCCGACCAGGCGATGAGCCGCGCGGCCGCCGCCGAGGATGCGGCGAAAGCGGCGCGCGATGCCGCCAACGACGCCCTCAATCTGGCGGGCGAGGCCCAGAAGTCCGCGGCCGCCACCCCGGCGGGCACGGCGCCCGCCGCGGCATCCGGCGACGCCGGTCCGCTGGCGGATCGGCTCGCCAAGGCCGAAGCCGACATCGCCAGCCTGCATGCGGCGCTGGACGAGGCGGCCAAGGCCCAGGAGGCCGCCATCGCGCCGGTGGGCGACAAGGCCGCCGCCGCAGCAGCCGCGGCGTCCGAGGTCCAGGCCGGTCTGCGCGACACACAGAAGCAAGTGGCAGCGCTCGCGGCCTCGACCAGCGCCGCCTCCAACAAGGCGGCGGCCTATGCGGTGGCGCTCGCCGAGGTCGCCCAGGCGGTGCGCGACGGCCGGCCGTTCGAGCCGGAGCTGAAGACGGCCGCCGCCATCGGCGGCAATGCCGATGCCCTCGCGCCGCTGGCGGCCCTCGCGGCGACCGGCGTTCCCTCGACCGAGACGCTCGCCGCAAGCTTCGACGCCGTCAGGCCCGCGATCGTGGCGGCCCTCACCCCCAAGCCGCCGTCGCCGCCGGCGGATGCCGGCGTGATGGACCGCCTGATGTCGAGCCTCGGCCATGTCGTGGTCATCACCCGCGAAGGCGACGGCTCGCCGGACGATCCGGCGGCGCCGGTGCAGAAGGTGTCCGACGCCCTCCACCGCGGCGACCTCGCCGGGGCCGTCGCCGTCTTCAAGGCGATGCCGGAGGCCGGACAGCAGGCCGGGGCGGCATGGCTCGCCCAGGCGGGCAGCGCGCTCGGCGCCCTCGACGTGATCCAGGCCGAGACCGCCGCGGCCCTCCAGAAATTCTCCAGTCCGTGA